In Rhodanobacteraceae bacterium, a single genomic region encodes these proteins:
- a CDS encoding winged helix-turn-helix transcriptional regulator has translation MATKGFTTSPPTLDLERFLPYRLSVLSNTISEALATLYGERFNLSVTQWRVIAVLGRYPDLSAVEVAERTRMDKVAVSRAVAELIDSGRLDREVDRLDRRRSVLNLSAAGRRAYEEIAPLALACEARLLSALSAREREALEGILDKLTTAGVGLLLTGKDLGMRGS, from the coding sequence ATGGCTACCAAGGGCTTCACGACTTCCCCGCCCACCCTCGACCTCGAACGCTTCCTGCCCTATCGGCTGTCGGTGCTGTCCAACACCATCAGCGAGGCGCTGGCGACGCTCTACGGGGAGCGCTTCAACCTCAGCGTCACCCAGTGGCGGGTGATCGCGGTGCTCGGGCGCTATCCGGATCTGTCGGCGGTGGAAGTCGCCGAGCGCACGCGGATGGACAAGGTGGCGGTGAGCCGGGCGGTGGCGGAGCTGATCGACTCCGGTCGCCTGGACCGCGAGGTGGATCGCCTGGACCGGCGCCGCTCCGTACTCAACCTGAGCGCCGCCGGGCGCCGCGCCTACGAGGAGATCGCGCCGCTCGCGCTCGCCTGCGAGGCGCGCCTGCTGTCGGCCCTCAGCGCCCGCGAGCGCGAGGCACTCGAAGGCATCCTGGACAAGCTGACCACCGCAGGCGTGGGGCTGCTGCTGACGGGTAAGGATCTGGGGATGCGGGGAAGCTGA
- the hppD gene encoding 4-hydroxyphenylpyruvate dioxygenase, whose amino-acid sequence MNATVQPAATPTGMPNPLGIHGFEFVEFAAPDAALLHALFRSMGFTAVAKHRGRAITLYRQGGVNFLVNEEPGSFAADFAAQHGPCACGFAIRVRDGSEVFGEVVARGAEAFVHKPETRAVDAPVIKGIGDCMLYLVTDGSDPYAADFVYFDGIEHYPRGFGLTFIDHLTHNLYFGNMEKWAGYYERLFNFREIRYFDIKGAKTGLVSKAMTAPDGIVRIPLNESSDPKSQINEYLDQYHGEGIQHIACFTDDIYATVEAMRGQGVSFLHTPDTYYDVIDQRIPNHGEDLARMAKNRILIDADPETKKKLLLQIFTETNIGPIFFEIIQRKGNEGFGEGNFTALFESIERDQMRRGVL is encoded by the coding sequence ATGAACGCCACTGTGCAGCCCGCCGCCACGCCCACCGGCATGCCCAATCCGCTGGGTATCCACGGTTTCGAATTCGTCGAGTTCGCAGCGCCGGATGCTGCGCTGCTGCACGCACTGTTCCGCTCGATGGGCTTCACCGCCGTCGCGAAGCATCGTGGCCGTGCGATCACCCTGTACCGCCAGGGCGGGGTGAATTTCCTGGTCAACGAGGAGCCGGGTTCCTTCGCCGCCGATTTCGCCGCGCAGCACGGTCCGTGCGCCTGCGGCTTCGCGATCCGCGTGCGCGACGGATCGGAAGTGTTCGGCGAGGTGGTCGCGCGCGGCGCCGAAGCCTTCGTGCACAAGCCCGAGACCCGCGCGGTGGACGCGCCGGTGATCAAGGGCATCGGTGACTGCATGCTCTACCTGGTCACCGACGGCAGCGATCCCTATGCCGCCGACTTCGTCTATTTCGACGGCATCGAGCACTATCCGCGCGGCTTCGGCCTGACCTTCATCGATCACCTGACCCACAACCTCTATTTCGGCAACATGGAGAAGTGGGCCGGCTACTACGAGCGCCTGTTCAACTTCCGCGAGATCCGTTACTTCGACATCAAGGGCGCCAAGACCGGACTGGTATCGAAGGCGATGACCGCGCCGGACGGCATCGTGCGCATCCCGCTGAACGAGTCCAGCGATCCCAAGTCGCAGATCAACGAGTACCTCGACCAGTACCACGGCGAGGGCATCCAGCACATCGCCTGCTTCACCGACGACATCTACGCCACGGTGGAGGCGATGCGCGGGCAGGGCGTGAGCTTCCTGCACACGCCGGACACCTACTATGACGTGATCGACCAGCGCATCCCGAACCACGGCGAGGACTTGGCGCGGATGGCCAAGAACCGCATCCTGATCGACGCCGACCCTGAGACCAAGAAGAAGCTGCTGCTGCAGATCTTCACCGAAACCAATATCGGCCCGATCTTCTTCGAGATCATCCAGCGCAAGGGCAACGAGGGCTTCGGCGAAGGCAACTTCACCGCGCTGTTCGAGTCCATCGAGCGCGACCAGATGCGCCGCGGCGTGCTGTGA